The window ATTAGTAAAATAACAACAAACTAAAAAGGGGATAAGCAATCTAGCAATAGATTGCTTCTCCTTGCTTTTTATTAGAAGGGTTTATTATGAGTTTTTATGAAAAGTATGTCAACTCTAAGTTTTATCACTTCTCAGATGGTTTATTAAAAGTAATTTTTGTAAATCTTTTGATGATTGTAACAACGTTACTAGGTTTAGTTGTCGTGGGATTACCTGTGGCAATTGTAACTGGAGTGTTGACTTTAAAACTTGTATTAAATAAGGGTGCAATCGGAACTTTTAATGTTTACGTTTCGATTTTAAAGAAAATCTTAAAGAGAAGTTTAAAGACAATATTATTCTTTGAAGTAATCTTGATTGTGCTTTTATTTAATATATTTTATTTCTACGCAGGATTAGAACCGTTTAGCTGGTACTATTTCTTTAGTTTCATGATTATGCTATTATTATTCGGGGCCACATTAATTGCATTTATGCATGGTCTAATGATTTCTAGTTTATATGAAGTGAATATCAAATCGCTACTTAAACATAGTTATCTATTAACAATTGGATTCTCATTCAGAGCATTGATTTGGTTAATTGTTATGTTTATGTTTATTTATGTGATTATACTTATTCCTATTCTAGGATTATTCTTTGGATTAAGTGGCATTAGTTTAATTAATTATCTTGTTTTAGTTAAAGGTTATTCTAAAGTTGAATCGCTTAATGAATCGCTTGATGAACTGCTTGATGAGATATACTAAACACCTATAGATTAACTTGACTAGTCAACTATGAAATGATATACTATTGATAGTTGACTATACAACTTTAAAGCAAAGAGGTTTATATGAAAAAAATAATGATATTGTTACTAATCGTAACATTAACAGTAGGAACCTTATTACTAAATACAAATAACGTAAGCGCATTCACCCCAAGTGACTATAATGGCTCGATTTATGAGCTTGAAAGTGACACGGAAGATACTTATGCAACTTACTTAGATAAGTACAATAAGGTGTTTCCTGATGAAATCGTTGATGTTGATTTAACAACATTTGAATATTCGAATGGATTGGTGGATAATGATCTGCCATATTATGGTTTATTCAAAGATGATTTAGGGAATGAAAAAGATGGTTTATATCTACCTGAGTCAGGAGATATTTCCTTAACAGTCAATGTTGCAGAAGCTGGATACTACCATATTGGTGTCGAGTATTTTTCTATTTTAGGTAGAAGTTCTAACATTGAAAGAGCAATGAGAATTAATGGAAAATATCCATTCATTGAAGCGGAATCGCTTGTTTTACAACGTTTCTTCAAAGATGAATTCAGTGTATCAGAATCTAGAGAAAAAGGTGTATCAGATATTAGACCTAAACAAGTTGAAATACACTTATGGGCAGAAGATACATTAAAAGATAGAGTTGGATATTATAACGATAGTTATTATTTCTATTTCGAACAAGGCGTTAATACAATCACTTTTGAAAGTAAACGTGAACCGTTCGTTTTAGGAAGATTATTCTTATTCCAAGAAACTAAAGTAAGTAACTATGAAACTTACTACAATCAATATTTACAACAAGGTGCAAAAGTAGTTGAAGATAGCTATATTATTGAAGCGGAAGAATCATATTTAAAATCTTCTCCATCATTAAATCCAATTGCTGAATTCTCTACACCTAAATTCACACCTTATGAAGCATTTATTACAAGATATAATGCAATTGGGGGGAATAACTGGAGAGTTGCTGGTGATTCAATTTCATGGCAATTAACAGTTAAAGAAGCTGGTTTCTATAAATTAACATTCAAAGTTATGCAAAACTTCTCAAATGGTCAGTCAACAACTAGAAGTTTAAAGATTAATGGTAAAACACCATTTGAAGAAGCGAAAACAGTTGAGTTCAAATACAAGAGTGATTTACAGTATGTATCACTTGGTAATGGTGAACCAATGTATGTTTACTTAGAAGCTGGTGTGAATGAAATTTCATTAACTTCAACGATTGGTAACTATGGTCCAATTGTTCAAAGAGTAAACGTTTTAATTAAGGAATTTAGAGCGTTTTATCGTGAAGTTGTTATGCGTACAGGTTTAAACCCTGACCCATATCAAGATTATTTATTAAGTAGATATATTCCAAACTTTGAATCTCGCTTAGTTGCATTCAAAGATGAATTACAAGCGATTCGTTCTGAAATTATTAGAATTTCTGGTGGACGTTCAGGTTTAATTTCAGCATTTGATAGAGCTGGAAACCAAATTAAGAAATTTATTGAAGATGAAAAAAATGTTCAATCAGGTTTAAGAGAGTTCGAACAAAATATTTCAGCATTAGGAACTTGGGTTATTTCAGTTTCTGAACAACCATTAACAATTGATCAAATTATTGTTTCTGGAAACACACATAAACTTCCAAAAATCAGATTGAATTTCTTCCAAAAATTATGGCACGAAATTACTATGTTCTTTGGATCATTTAAAGATGATTCAGACTTTGGTACAGGTGTATCAGTTGATGGACCTACAATTGAAGTTTGGATTGGAACTGGTCGTGACCAAACAACTTATTTAAGACAATTAATTGATGAATCATTTACTTTAGATAAAGGTATTAATGTTAACTTAAAAATGGTTAATATGGGTGTTTTACTTCAAGCGACACTTTCTGGTAATGGACCGGATGTTGCTATTGGTGTAGACCAAAAAATGCCAGTTAACTGGGGTATTAGAAATGCGATTGTTCCACTATCAGATTTTGCTGATTTCCCAGAAGTTGCATCATGGTTTAGCCCTTCTGCTTTAGAAGCTCTAACATTTGATGGTGTTACTTACGCACTACCTGATACAGAAGATTTCTTAGTTATGTTCTATAGAAAAGATATCTTAAATTCAGTTGGTGTAACTTCATTACCTACAACTTGGGAAGAAGTTATTGATATTTCTCCATTATTACAAAGAAGATACTTAGAATTCTATGTACCAGTTTCTCAAGGTGCAATGTCTACAGTACTTTATGCAATGATTAAACAAAATGGTGGAGAATTATATCTAGATGGAGGAAGAGAATCAGGCATGTTACAACCTGCTAACATT of the Acholeplasma hippikon genome contains:
- a CDS encoding DUF624 domain-containing protein — protein: MSFYEKYVNSKFYHFSDGLLKVIFVNLLMIVTTLLGLVVVGLPVAIVTGVLTLKLVLNKGAIGTFNVYVSILKKILKRSLKTILFFEVILIVLLFNIFYFYAGLEPFSWYYFFSFMIMLLLFGATLIAFMHGLMISSLYEVNIKSLLKHSYLLTIGFSFRALIWLIVMFMFIYVIILIPILGLFFGLSGISLINYLVLVKGYSKVESLNESLDELLDEIY
- a CDS encoding extracellular solute-binding protein, which gives rise to MKKIMILLLIVTLTVGTLLLNTNNVSAFTPSDYNGSIYELESDTEDTYATYLDKYNKVFPDEIVDVDLTTFEYSNGLVDNDLPYYGLFKDDLGNEKDGLYLPESGDISLTVNVAEAGYYHIGVEYFSILGRSSNIERAMRINGKYPFIEAESLVLQRFFKDEFSVSESREKGVSDIRPKQVEIHLWAEDTLKDRVGYYNDSYYFYFEQGVNTITFESKREPFVLGRLFLFQETKVSNYETYYNQYLQQGAKVVEDSYIIEAEESYLKSSPSLNPIAEFSTPKFTPYEAFITRYNAIGGNNWRVAGDSISWQLTVKEAGFYKLTFKVMQNFSNGQSTTRSLKINGKTPFEEAKTVEFKYKSDLQYVSLGNGEPMYVYLEAGVNEISLTSTIGNYGPIVQRVNVLIKEFRAFYREVVMRTGLNPDPYQDYLLSRYIPNFESRLVAFKDELQAIRSEIIRISGGRSGLISAFDRAGNQIKKFIEDEKNVQSGLREFEQNISALGTWVISVSEQPLTIDQIIVSGNTHKLPKIRLNFFQKLWHEITMFFGSFKDDSDFGTGVSVDGPTIEVWIGTGRDQTTYLRQLIDESFTLDKGINVNLKMVNMGVLLQATLSGNGPDVAIGVDQKMPVNWGIRNAIVPLSDFADFPEVASWFSPSALEALTFDGVTYALPDTEDFLVMFYRKDILNSVGVTSLPTTWEEVIDISPLLQRRYLEFYVPVSQGAMSTVLYAMIKQNGGELYLDGGRESGMLQPANINAFLDFTKLFTDYGFALEANFANRFRSGEMPIGVANYSLYNTLSVFAPEISGQWDYALLPGVEVDGVLNRQSVSTVTSSVIMSASKEKEASWEFMKWWLSADTQKDYARGMESVIGSAARYPTANLQAFEQLPWPTKDYLMLKQQRELAVGIPTVPGDYIVGRHIDNAFRAVLNSNVTPQDSLYQYHLKINEEIARKRKELGL